The following proteins are co-located in the Conyzicola lurida genome:
- a CDS encoding LpqB family beta-propeller domain-containing protein has product MPESTVRSRLVRAALALAVVVGLSACAGIPTSGSVTAGSVINDEVEPVLGFAPQGPRAGSTQEEILADFIAAATNPQSNYEIAREFLSEDFTQEWKPDALTTIRSGVGTVRRVTDVELGYSLSTSASVDPEGRYQETDPASSTLSFTFVKEGDEWRIGSAPDGIVLSANNFPQVFGEYPLYYFDPTGRFLVPDVRWFPTRSSTSLRVVTSLLAGQSSWLSNGVLVSAFPAGTQLGSELVTIEAGIATVDLSEEARATTAAERDRMRQQVSASLPTATSVVLTVGGIPLDIPDTGSTPAVINPVVEAAPLIQRDTSFGYASGDDITTIDGVSDKVVGLAPSAVALARSKSEAVVLSDAGVSLVQSGVAAPLVVDSRADLVAPSIDNSGYVWSVPRSDASAIRVYEFDGTPHDVASSLSAGGTVISLEVSRDGARVLAYLSTDIGPQLFVAGVVRQDGVPIALGEAFQLQASSAAPLDATWVDNRTVATLSESGDETVVTAFEIGGPSETLGQIENGVTIVGGNAGTDGVRVLTTDGELFFPRGSSWQKSGITATLLATQQ; this is encoded by the coding sequence ATGCCTGAGTCCACCGTCCGCTCCCGTCTCGTGCGCGCCGCCCTCGCGCTCGCCGTCGTGGTCGGCCTGTCCGCCTGCGCGGGCATCCCGACGAGCGGCAGCGTCACCGCGGGCAGCGTCATCAACGACGAGGTGGAGCCCGTGCTCGGCTTCGCGCCGCAGGGACCGCGCGCCGGTTCCACGCAGGAGGAGATCCTCGCCGACTTCATCGCCGCCGCCACGAACCCGCAGAGCAACTACGAGATCGCGCGCGAGTTCCTCTCCGAGGACTTCACGCAGGAGTGGAAGCCCGACGCGCTCACGACGATCCGCTCCGGCGTCGGCACGGTGAGACGCGTGACCGACGTCGAGCTCGGCTACTCGCTCTCCACCTCGGCCTCCGTCGACCCGGAGGGCCGCTACCAGGAAACCGACCCCGCCAGCTCGACCCTGTCGTTCACCTTCGTGAAGGAGGGCGACGAATGGCGCATCGGGAGCGCCCCCGACGGCATCGTGCTCTCGGCCAACAACTTCCCGCAGGTGTTCGGCGAATACCCGCTGTACTACTTCGACCCGACCGGACGGTTCCTGGTGCCCGACGTGCGCTGGTTCCCCACCCGGTCGAGCACCTCGCTGCGCGTCGTGACCTCGCTGCTGGCGGGGCAGTCGTCGTGGCTGAGCAACGGCGTGCTCGTGTCCGCGTTCCCCGCCGGCACCCAGTTGGGCAGCGAACTCGTGACGATCGAGGCCGGCATCGCGACCGTCGACCTCTCCGAGGAGGCGCGGGCGACCACGGCGGCCGAGCGCGACCGCATGCGCCAGCAGGTCTCGGCGAGCCTCCCCACCGCCACCAGCGTGGTGCTCACGGTCGGCGGCATCCCGCTCGACATCCCCGACACCGGGTCGACCCCCGCCGTCATCAACCCCGTCGTCGAAGCCGCGCCGCTCATCCAGCGCGACACGTCGTTCGGCTACGCCTCGGGCGACGACATCACCACGATCGACGGGGTCAGCGACAAGGTCGTCGGGCTCGCACCGAGCGCCGTCGCTCTGGCCAGGAGCAAGTCCGAGGCGGTTGTGCTCTCCGACGCGGGAGTCTCGCTCGTGCAGTCGGGCGTTGCCGCGCCGCTCGTCGTCGACTCGCGGGCCGACCTCGTCGCGCCGTCCATCGACAACTCCGGCTACGTCTGGTCGGTGCCGCGCAGCGACGCGTCCGCCATCCGCGTGTACGAGTTCGACGGCACCCCGCACGACGTCGCGTCGTCGCTGTCGGCCGGCGGAACCGTGATCTCGCTCGAGGTCTCGCGCGACGGCGCACGCGTGCTCGCCTACCTCTCCACCGACATCGGCCCGCAGCTGTTCGTCGCCGGCGTGGTCCGTCAAGACGGCGTTCCGATCGCGCTGGGGGAGGCGTTCCAGCTGCAGGCCAGCTCCGCGGCGCCGCTCGACGCCACCTGGGTCGACAACCGCACCGTCGCGACCCTCTCGGAGTCCGGCGACGAGACCGTGGTCACCGCGTTCGAGATCGGCGGCCCGAGCGAGACCCTCGGTCAGATCGAGAACGGCGTCACGATCGTCGGCGGCAACGCGGGCACCGACGGCGTCCGCGTGCTCACCACCGACGGCGAGCTGTTCTTCCCCCGCGGTTCGAGTTGGCAGAAGAGCGGCATCACCGCGACGCTTCTGGCGACGCAGCAGTAG
- the mtrB gene encoding MtrAB system histidine kinase MtrB, with the protein MRDFSWRAWRLRFERLWRSSLQLRTVAIAVVLSAIAVGIIGVYMSYSINNYLFDSRLEQALSVSERSNVAAQTRFDAAQQTAGLDLESVMNTASRAALQSATTSAGTYIAILRTPGQSGARLPVDLVSPGLDPDATISTELRNDVEQSDDRRLYWQSIGLELSDGSVAPGIAVGSLLDIPGSGQYELYLVYNLSDTEQVFAFVQTTLWLGLAALVILIGAVTYFVVRLIVAPVRLAAETSQKLAAGQLEVRIPEKGEDVIATLARSFNGMADSLQRQITKLAALSQVQQRFVSDVSHELRTPLTTIRLAGDVLYDQRDTFPAATARTTELLHTQVERFELLLADLLEMSRYDAGAVDMELEPTNLVRLVEDAIDSVRTLAESKGTELRLEAPGGYFEADVDARRIRRILQNLLANAIDHGEGRPIVLYVDSNQTAVAIAVRDYGVGMTSASMSRVFDRFWRADPSRQRSTGGTGLGLAISVEDAALHGGWLEVWSEPGNGSCFRLTLPRVHGVVLTESPLELPPVDEPSKEDTDA; encoded by the coding sequence GTGCGCGACTTCTCCTGGCGCGCGTGGCGGCTGCGCTTCGAACGTCTGTGGCGGTCGTCGCTCCAGCTGCGCACCGTCGCGATCGCGGTCGTGCTCTCGGCCATCGCCGTGGGCATCATCGGCGTCTACATGTCGTACAGCATCAACAACTACCTGTTCGACTCGCGACTCGAGCAGGCGCTCTCCGTCTCCGAGCGGTCGAACGTCGCGGCCCAGACGCGCTTCGACGCAGCGCAGCAGACCGCAGGGCTCGACCTGGAGAGCGTGATGAACACCGCCTCGCGGGCCGCTCTGCAGTCGGCGACGACCTCCGCCGGCACCTACATCGCCATCCTGCGCACGCCCGGCCAGTCGGGCGCCCGCCTCCCGGTCGACCTCGTGAGCCCGGGCCTCGATCCCGACGCCACGATCTCGACGGAACTGCGCAACGACGTCGAGCAGTCCGACGACCGGCGGCTGTACTGGCAGTCGATCGGGCTCGAACTCTCCGACGGCAGCGTCGCCCCGGGCATCGCGGTCGGGTCCCTCCTCGACATCCCCGGATCGGGGCAGTACGAGTTGTACCTCGTCTACAACCTCAGCGACACCGAACAGGTGTTCGCGTTCGTGCAGACCACTCTCTGGCTCGGACTCGCCGCCCTCGTCATCCTGATCGGGGCGGTCACCTACTTCGTCGTGCGCCTCATCGTCGCACCGGTGCGGCTCGCGGCCGAGACCAGCCAGAAGCTCGCCGCCGGGCAGCTCGAGGTGCGCATCCCCGAGAAGGGCGAGGACGTCATCGCCACGCTGGCCCGGTCCTTCAACGGCATGGCCGACAGCCTGCAGCGGCAGATCACCAAGCTCGCCGCGCTGTCGCAGGTGCAGCAGCGCTTCGTCTCCGACGTCTCCCACGAGCTGCGCACGCCGCTCACCACGATCCGCCTCGCCGGCGACGTGCTCTACGACCAGCGCGACACGTTCCCGGCGGCGACCGCGCGCACCACGGAGCTGCTGCACACCCAGGTGGAACGGTTCGAACTGCTGCTCGCCGACCTGCTCGAGATGAGCCGGTACGACGCGGGCGCCGTCGACATGGAGCTCGAGCCGACCAACCTCGTACGCCTCGTGGAGGATGCCATCGACTCGGTGCGCACGCTCGCCGAGTCGAAAGGCACCGAATTGCGGCTCGAAGCGCCCGGCGGCTATTTCGAAGCGGACGTCGACGCGCGCCGCATCCGCCGCATCCTGCAGAACCTGCTCGCCAACGCCATCGACCACGGCGAGGGCCGGCCGATCGTGCTCTACGTCGACAGCAACCAGACAGCGGTCGCGATCGCCGTGCGCGACTACGGAGTCGGCATGACCTCGGCGTCGATGTCCCGGGTGTTCGACCGCTTCTGGCGGGCCGACCCGTCACGGCAGCGCTCCACCGGCGGCACGGGCCTCGGCCTGGCGATCTCGGTCGAAGACGCCGCGCTGCACGGCGGCTGGCTCGAGGTCTGGTCGGAACCGGGCAACGGCTCCTGTTTCCGCCTCACCCTGCCCCGCGTGCACGGCGTCGTTCTCACCGAGTCGCCGCTCGAACTGCCGCCGGTCGACGAGCCGTCGAAGGAGGACACCGATGCCTGA
- the mtrA gene encoding MtrAB system response regulator MtrA, protein MSAKILVVDDDTALAEMIGIVLRAEGFDISFCADGSEALDAFRTASPDLVLLDLMLPGMDGIEVCSLIREESGIPIIMLTAKSDTSDVVKGLESGADDYVVKPFNPKELVARIRTRLRPSPETPTGTLAVGDLVLDVAGHEVLRGTDKINLTPLEFELLLALALKPQQVFTREMLLEQVWGYHYKADTRLVNVHVQRLRAKVELDPDNPRIVMTVRGVGYRAGSPG, encoded by the coding sequence ATGAGCGCCAAAATTCTTGTTGTCGATGACGACACCGCTCTCGCGGAAATGATCGGCATCGTTCTGCGTGCGGAGGGTTTCGACATCTCCTTCTGCGCCGACGGCTCGGAAGCCCTCGACGCGTTCCGCACGGCGTCTCCCGACCTGGTGCTGCTCGACCTGATGCTCCCCGGTATGGACGGCATCGAGGTCTGCTCGCTGATCCGTGAGGAATCCGGCATCCCGATCATCATGCTCACCGCCAAGAGCGACACGTCCGACGTGGTCAAGGGCCTCGAGAGCGGCGCCGACGACTACGTCGTCAAGCCGTTCAACCCCAAGGAGCTCGTCGCGCGCATCCGCACCCGCCTGCGTCCGAGCCCCGAGACCCCGACCGGCACGCTCGCCGTCGGCGACCTGGTGCTCGACGTCGCTGGCCACGAGGTACTGCGCGGCACCGACAAGATCAACCTCACCCCGCTCGAGTTCGAGCTGCTGCTCGCGCTCGCGCTGAAGCCGCAGCAGGTGTTCACCCGCGAGATGCTGCTCGAGCAGGTCTGGGGCTACCACTACAAGGCCGACACCCGGCTGGTGAACGTGCACGTGCAGCGGTTGCGCGCCAAGGTCGAGCTCGACCCCGACAACCCCAGGATCGTGATGACCGTGCGCGGGGTCGGATACCGCGCCGGCAGCCCGGGATAA
- a CDS encoding glycerophosphoryl diester phosphodiesterase membrane domain-containing protein, translating to MTENNGWLPPGGSAAGQSPTPATPPVPPQPPAGGYTPFASPASTGPATGPGYNPPIGSATGGGWTPPPKPGLIPLRPLGFGTLLGASFQVIRRNPRPTFGIALLLNGLVTVLFVGVIGGVAALAFGRLSNASQQNTDDIAAGSVAAVALASLIPIALSVLVGAVLQGIISLEVSRGTIGEKLTVRGLWRLAKGRIGALIGWSALVTGAVLVIVVLLATAIGLLVAFGGSAGVAIAVLIGICAGLGAAVLWFWIATKLSLIPSVLMLERTTLREAVARSWSLTRGYFWKTLGTQLLVNVIVQTAAQIVTFPVSLVLGFGAALLDPNGDAAAGVAFLVIIYIVTGIISLVFAALASVTASSVTALIYIDIRMRKEGLDLELTRFVEARQVGDVGVGNPYLPHDGPAASTVYGPPSAYGPPSTPLPPSTESPWA from the coding sequence GTGACTGAGAACAACGGCTGGCTGCCCCCGGGCGGATCCGCGGCAGGTCAGAGCCCGACTCCCGCCACACCACCCGTGCCGCCGCAGCCTCCCGCCGGCGGATACACACCGTTCGCGAGCCCCGCTTCGACGGGCCCGGCGACCGGGCCAGGGTACAACCCCCCGATAGGCTCGGCCACCGGTGGTGGCTGGACTCCCCCGCCCAAGCCCGGGCTCATCCCGCTGCGCCCCCTCGGCTTCGGCACTCTGCTCGGCGCCTCGTTCCAGGTCATCCGCCGCAACCCGCGCCCCACCTTCGGCATCGCGCTGCTGCTCAACGGTCTCGTCACCGTTCTCTTCGTGGGCGTCATCGGCGGCGTCGCCGCGCTCGCGTTCGGCCGCCTGAGCAACGCCAGCCAGCAGAACACCGACGACATCGCCGCCGGCTCGGTCGCCGCCGTCGCACTCGCCTCGCTCATTCCCATCGCGCTCTCGGTGCTCGTGGGGGCGGTGCTGCAGGGGATCATCTCGCTCGAGGTCTCCCGCGGCACGATCGGCGAGAAGCTCACCGTGCGCGGACTCTGGCGTCTCGCCAAGGGCCGGATCGGCGCGCTCATCGGCTGGTCCGCGCTCGTGACGGGCGCCGTGCTGGTGATCGTGGTGCTGCTGGCCACCGCGATCGGCCTGCTCGTGGCGTTCGGCGGATCGGCGGGAGTCGCCATCGCCGTGCTCATCGGCATCTGTGCCGGACTCGGGGCCGCCGTGCTCTGGTTCTGGATCGCCACGAAGCTCTCCCTGATCCCCAGCGTCCTGATGCTCGAGCGCACCACGCTGCGCGAAGCCGTCGCCCGCTCGTGGTCACTCACCCGCGGCTACTTCTGGAAGACCCTGGGCACCCAGCTGCTGGTCAACGTGATCGTGCAGACAGCAGCGCAGATCGTCACGTTCCCGGTCAGCCTCGTGCTCGGCTTCGGCGCCGCGCTCCTCGACCCGAACGGCGACGCGGCCGCGGGCGTCGCCTTCCTCGTGATCATCTACATCGTCACCGGCATTATCAGCCTCGTCTTCGCCGCGCTCGCCTCGGTGACCGCCTCGTCGGTGACCGCCCTCATCTACATCGACATCCGCATGCGCAAGGAAGGGCTCGACCTCGAGCTCACGCGCTTCGTCGAGGCGCGCCAGGTCGGCGACGTCGGCGTGGGCAACCCCTACCTGCCGCACGACGGGCCCGCGGCATCCACCGTCTACGGCCCGCCCTCGGCCTACGGCCCGCCGTCGACGCCGCTCCCGCCCTCCACCGAGTCGCCCTGGGCGTGA
- a CDS encoding DUF4129 domain-containing protein encodes MTPTVILASAAARALGVPVDPDADEARQWVLDELAKPEYREAQPTWFDLIAGAIRDWFESLTFGAAGGPPGIGALIVVLVVAVVLVIAFLVFGAPRLNRKSTVAGSLFGEDDDRDAAAIRRAAEEAARAGDYTLAVAESFRAIARGLAERTVLTTTPGTTAHDFSVRAAAAFPAFDARLADAAAAFDDVRYLGGTGDRAQYDAVAALERDLRSATPLLETIPV; translated from the coding sequence GTGACGCCGACCGTGATTCTCGCCAGCGCCGCCGCGCGCGCCCTCGGCGTGCCCGTCGACCCCGATGCCGACGAAGCGCGGCAGTGGGTGCTCGACGAGCTCGCCAAACCCGAGTACCGCGAGGCGCAGCCGACCTGGTTCGACCTGATCGCCGGGGCGATCCGTGACTGGTTCGAGTCGCTGACCTTCGGCGCAGCGGGCGGGCCTCCCGGGATCGGCGCGCTCATCGTGGTTCTCGTCGTCGCCGTGGTGCTGGTGATCGCGTTCCTCGTCTTCGGGGCACCCCGCCTGAACCGCAAGAGCACGGTCGCCGGCAGCCTGTTCGGCGAAGACGACGACCGGGATGCCGCGGCGATCCGCCGCGCGGCCGAGGAAGCCGCCCGGGCCGGCGACTACACGCTCGCGGTGGCGGAGTCGTTCCGCGCGATCGCCCGCGGCCTGGCCGAACGCACCGTGCTCACCACCACGCCCGGCACGACCGCCCACGACTTCTCGGTGCGCGCCGCGGCCGCCTTCCCCGCCTTCGACGCGCGGCTCGCCGACGCCGCCGCGGCGTTCGACGACGTGCGCTACCTCGGCGGGACCGGCGACCGGGCGCAGTACGACGCGGTCGCCGCGCTCGAGCGCGACCTGCGCTCGGCCACCCCGCTGCTCGAGACGATCCCCGTATGA
- a CDS encoding DUF4350 domain-containing protein yields the protein MTAAPTQRVLTTSPTVVLRRSVFWIAATVFALVVAIVGILLSGSFSPSDPLDSQNPAPGGAKALAEVLRQQGVDVTATATLDETRDAVDDAAATTLFFYDPSGYLDTGQRTEAFGLAERVVVVDPDFSTLLDLSPDIAQAGQVEGTVAADCALPAADNAGSITVDGFGYRYTGAGDAVECFDSGDGVHSVVQIETATGRATVVGATAALSNESIGSVGNAAFALTLLGESPDLVWYIPTAADLVSETTPTLGELSPAWVIPLTSLLLLTAIAAGIWRGRRFGPLVIENLPVTVRANETMQGRARLYERSSARLRALDSLRIGAVERIGRLCGLPRAATVDEVIAAASALTGLRQTDVRRTLLDAVPASDRDLVRLSDDLLTLERAVAASVTPT from the coding sequence ATGACCGCCGCCCCCACCCAGCGCGTGCTGACGACGAGCCCGACCGTCGTGCTGCGCCGGTCGGTCTTCTGGATCGCGGCGACCGTTTTCGCACTGGTCGTCGCCATCGTCGGCATCCTTCTCTCCGGTTCGTTCAGCCCCTCCGACCCGCTCGATTCGCAGAACCCGGCGCCCGGCGGGGCCAAGGCCCTCGCCGAGGTCCTGCGCCAGCAGGGCGTCGACGTGACCGCCACCGCCACCCTCGACGAGACCCGGGACGCGGTGGACGACGCCGCCGCGACCACCCTGTTCTTCTACGACCCGTCGGGCTACCTGGACACCGGGCAGCGCACCGAGGCGTTCGGGCTCGCGGAGCGCGTCGTCGTGGTCGACCCCGACTTCTCCACGCTGCTCGACCTCTCCCCCGACATCGCCCAGGCCGGCCAGGTCGAGGGCACCGTCGCCGCGGACTGCGCCCTGCCCGCCGCCGACAACGCCGGTTCGATCACGGTCGACGGGTTCGGCTACCGCTACACGGGCGCCGGCGACGCGGTGGAGTGCTTCGACAGCGGCGACGGCGTGCACTCGGTCGTGCAGATCGAGACGGCCACCGGGCGCGCGACCGTCGTCGGCGCGACCGCCGCGCTCAGCAACGAGAGCATCGGCAGCGTCGGCAACGCCGCCTTCGCGCTCACGTTGCTCGGCGAGAGCCCCGACCTCGTCTGGTACATCCCGACCGCCGCCGACCTCGTCTCCGAGACCACGCCCACGCTCGGCGAGCTGAGCCCCGCGTGGGTGATCCCGCTGACCAGCCTGCTGCTGCTCACCGCGATCGCCGCCGGGATCTGGCGCGGCCGCCGCTTCGGGCCGCTCGTGATCGAGAACCTGCCCGTCACCGTGCGGGCCAACGAGACGATGCAGGGCCGGGCGCGCCTCTACGAGCGCTCGTCGGCCCGGCTGCGCGCGCTCGACTCGCTACGCATCGGCGCGGTCGAGCGCATCGGCAGGCTGTGCGGACTGCCCCGCGCCGCCACCGTCGACGAAGTGATCGCCGCCGCGAGCGCCCTCACCGGCCTGCGCCAGACCGACGTGCGCCGCACCCTGCTCGACGCGGTGCCCGCCTCCGACCGCGACCTCGTCCGGCTGTCCGACGACCTGCTCACTCTCGAGCGCGCGGTCGCGGCATCCGTCACCCCCACCTAA
- a CDS encoding AAA family ATPase, giving the protein MDTTVHRTETELRAAFVRVRDEVGKAVVGQDAAVTGLMIALLAGGHVLLEGVPGVAKTLLVRTLSHTLKLDTKRVQFTPDLMPGDVTGSLVYDAKQSEFEFRAGPVFTNILLADEINRTPPKTQSALLEAMEERQVSVDGESRKLPVPFMVAATMNPIEYEGTYTLPEAQLDRFMLKLVLDLPGREVEVEVMRRHAAGFNARDLAGAGVTAVLDAEALAQAQASVAAVGASADVIGYAVDLSRATRQSPSVKLGVSPRGTTALLSAAKAWAWLGGSSAITPDHIQAMALPVMRHRLQLKPEAELEGISADAILRSIMQQVQVPL; this is encoded by the coding sequence ATGGACACCACCGTTCACAGGACCGAGACCGAACTGCGCGCCGCCTTCGTACGGGTGCGTGACGAGGTCGGCAAAGCCGTCGTGGGTCAGGATGCCGCGGTGACGGGTCTGATGATCGCACTACTCGCGGGCGGCCACGTGCTGCTCGAGGGTGTGCCGGGCGTCGCCAAGACGCTCCTCGTGCGCACCCTCAGCCACACGCTGAAACTCGACACCAAGCGTGTGCAGTTCACCCCCGACCTCATGCCCGGCGACGTCACGGGTTCGCTCGTCTACGACGCGAAGCAGAGCGAGTTCGAGTTCCGGGCGGGTCCCGTGTTCACCAACATCCTGCTCGCCGACGAGATCAACCGCACGCCCCCGAAGACGCAGTCGGCGCTGCTCGAAGCGATGGAGGAGCGCCAGGTCTCGGTCGACGGTGAAAGCCGCAAGCTCCCCGTGCCGTTCATGGTCGCGGCGACGATGAACCCGATCGAGTACGAGGGCACCTACACACTGCCCGAGGCGCAGCTCGACCGCTTTATGCTCAAGCTCGTGCTCGACCTGCCCGGCCGCGAGGTCGAGGTCGAGGTGATGCGCCGGCACGCCGCCGGGTTCAACGCGCGCGATCTCGCGGGTGCCGGCGTCACCGCCGTGCTCGACGCCGAGGCACTCGCGCAGGCGCAGGCCTCGGTCGCCGCCGTGGGGGCGAGCGCCGACGTGATCGGCTACGCGGTCGACCTGTCGCGCGCCACCCGGCAGAGCCCGTCGGTGAAGCTCGGCGTGAGCCCGCGTGGCACGACCGCGCTGCTCTCCGCCGCCAAGGCCTGGGCCTGGCTCGGCGGGTCGAGCGCCATCACGCCCGACCACATCCAGGCCATGGCGCTGCCCGTCATGCGCCACCGCCTACAGCTCAAGCCGGAGGCCGAGCTCGAGGGCATCTCGGCGGACGCGATCCTGCGGTCGATCATGCAGCAGGTCCAGGTTCCCCTGTAG